Proteins found in one Thalassophryne amazonica chromosome 1, fThaAma1.1, whole genome shotgun sequence genomic segment:
- the klhl15 gene encoding kelch-like protein 15 isoform X2 — MPVANQRCVMSGADVEVYLSQVHDGSVSSGFRALYEERLLLDVTLLIEEHHFQAHKALLATQSDYFRVMFTADMRERDQDKIHMKGLTAAGFGHILRFMYYGSLELSMPTVQEILQAAMYVQLTEAVEFCCSFLLAKICLENCAEVMRLLEDFSVGVEGVQEQLDNFLLDNFVPLMNRPDFLSYLSLERLQAYLNSDALSRFPEIELYEAVQAWLRHDRRRWRHTDTIIQSIRFCLMTPANIFEKVKTSEFYRYSRQLRQEVDQALSYFHDVNQQPLVESHSNRIRSVRPQTAVFRGMIGHSMVNSKILLLQRPKVWWELEGPQVPLRPDCLAIVNNFAFLLGGEELGPDGEFHASSKVYRYDPRQNSWLRMADMSVPRSEFAVGVIGRFIYAVAGRTRDETFYSTERYDITEDRWEFVDPYPVNKYGHEGTVLGGKLYITGGITSSSTSKQVCVFDPGREGGGGGSTGGTDAHRTRAGRGALLPGTHASCWENKSKMNYARCFHKMISHNGKLYVFGGVCVILRASFESQGCPSTEVYDPDTDEWTILASMPIGRSGHGVAVLDRQIMVLGGLCYNGHYSDSILTFDPDENKWKEDEYPRMPCKLDGLQVCSLHFPEYVLEHVRRCS, encoded by the exons GCCCACAAGGCCCTGCTGGCCACGCAGAGCGACTACTTCCGGGTGATGTTCACAGCAGACATGAGGGAGAGGGACCAGGACAAAATCCACATGAAGGGGTTAACAGCTGCAGGGTTTGGTCATATTCTCCGGTTTATGTATTACGGGTCGTTGGAGCTCAGCATGCCCACTGTCCAAGAAATCCTTCAG GCGGCCATGTATGTCCAGCTGACAGAGGCGGTGGAATTTTGCTGTTCCTTCCTGTTGGCCAAGATCTGTCTAGAAAACTGTGCTGAGGTTATGCGCCTCCTAGAGGACTTCAGCGTGGGTGTTGAGGGTGTCCAGGAGCAACTCGACAACTTCTTGCTTGACAATTTTGTCCCACTCATGAACCGGCCTGACTTCCTGTCCTACCTCAGCCTCGAGAGACTACAG gcgtACCTGAACAGTGACGCCCTGAGTCGCTTTCCAGAAATTGAGTTGTATGAAGCTGTGCAGGCATGGCTAAGGCACGACCGGCGGCggtggagacacacagacaccaTCATCCAGTCTATCCGCTTCTGCCTCATGACACCTGCTAACATCTTTGAGAAG GTGAAAACATCAGAGTTCTACCGTTACTCCAGACAACTGAGGCAAGAGGTTGACCAGGCACTCAGCTACTTTCATGACGTCAACCAGCAGCCTCTGGTGGAGTCACACTCAAACCGCATCCGCTCCGTCCGCCCACAGACCGCCGTCTTCAGAGGAATGATTGGTCACAGCATGGTCAACAGCAAGATCCTGCTGCTGCAGCGCCCTAAG GTGTGGTGGGAACTCGAAGGGCCTCAGGTTCCCTTGCGACCAGATTGCCTGGCTATTGTCAATAACTTTGCCTTCCTGTTGGGCGGAGAAGAGCTGGGGCCTGATGGCGAGTTCCATGCCTCCTCCAAGGTCTATCGCTACGATCCTCGGCAGAACTCCTGGCTGAGAATGGCTGACATGTCTGTGCCCAG gTCAGAGTTTGCTGTGGGAGTTATTGGCAGGTTTATATACGCTGTGGCAGGCCGCACGCGAGATGAGACTTTCTATTCTACAGAACGCTACGATATAACAGAGGACCGCTGGGAGTTTGTCGATCCTTATCCTGTGAACAAGTACGGCCACGAGGGAACAGTCCTTGGCGGTAAACTGTATATCACTGGCGGTATCACATCCTCCTCTACCTCGAAACAAGTTTGTGTGTTTGATCCAGGTCGTGAAGGAGGAGGGGGTGGGAGCACAGGAGGGACAGACGCACACAGGACACGCGCCGGCCGTGGCGCGCTGCTGCCCGGCACCCACGCCAGCTGTTGGGAAAACAAGTCCAAAATGAACTACGCCCGATGTTTCCACAAAATGATCTCTCACAACGGGAAGCTGTATGTGTTTGGAGGGGTGTGCGTAATCCTGCGGGCTTCCTTCGAGTCCCAGGGCTGCCCCTCCACTGAGGTGTATGACCCGGACACAGATGAGTGGACCATCCTCGCATCCATGCCCATTGGTCGCAGCGGTCATGGGGTGGCAGTGTTGGACAGGCAGATCATGGTGCTGGGCGGCTTGTGTTACAACGGCCACTACAGTGACTCCATCCTCACATTCGACCCAGACGAAAACAAGTGGAAGGAGGATGAGTATCCCAGGATGCCTTGTAAACTGGATGGGCTGCAGGTTTGCAGTTTGCACTTCCCAGAGTATGTGCTAGAGCACGTCAGACGCTGCAGCTGA